In Pseudomonas fluorescens, one genomic interval encodes:
- a CDS encoding ferritin-like domain-containing protein: MTDMNKEAISVLNDLIETCKDGQEGFKTCAEDIKHPELKTLFVTRSADCATAAAELQAEVRKLGGDPETSTSVSGDLHRRWVDVKAMFTGKDEEAVLNEAERGEDHALKAYREAIEKINKHGLVGIRDLVERQYHGVQRNHDQVKALRNQARARS; encoded by the coding sequence ATGACTGACATGAATAAAGAAGCGATCTCTGTACTCAACGACCTGATCGAAACCTGCAAGGACGGACAGGAAGGGTTCAAGACTTGCGCTGAAGACATCAAGCATCCAGAACTCAAAACCCTGTTCGTGACCCGTTCTGCCGATTGCGCGACTGCCGCCGCTGAACTGCAGGCTGAAGTGCGTAAACTGGGCGGTGATCCGGAAACCTCTACCAGCGTCAGCGGTGACCTGCACCGTCGTTGGGTTGACGTCAAAGCCATGTTCACCGGCAAGGACGAAGAGGCTGTGCTGAACGAGGCCGAGCGCGGTGAAGACCACGCCCTGAAGGCTTACCGTGAAGCCATCGAGAAAATCAACAAGCACGGCCTGGTCGGCATTCGTGACCTGGTTGAGCGTCAGTACCACGGCGTACAACGCAATCACGACCAGGTGAAAGCCCTGCGTAACCAGGCTCGCGCTCGTTCGTAA
- a CDS encoding DUF3820 family protein, with the protein MNPEKLELLITREMPFGKYKGRIIADLPGPYLNWFAREGFPHGELGGLLALMQEIDHNGLSDLLEPLRAKHGKPAPRH; encoded by the coding sequence ATGAATCCTGAAAAACTTGAACTGCTGATCACCCGTGAAATGCCCTTCGGCAAGTACAAGGGCCGGATCATTGCCGACCTGCCGGGGCCTTACCTCAACTGGTTCGCCCGCGAGGGTTTTCCTCACGGCGAACTCGGCGGACTGCTGGCGCTGATGCAGGAAATCGACCATAACGGCCTGTCGGATCTGCTCGAACCACTACGCGCCAAACACGGCAAACCTGCCCCGCGCCACTGA
- a CDS encoding aminotransferase class V-fold PLP-dependent enzyme, with product MPDNTRRARDEAFWQTFADRYEAQTGPLNLENGYFGRMSRTVIEDYQRNIELINTSNSVYVRQRFEQHDSLEIRAQLAETIGVRAQSVAFTRNASDALQSLIRNYNRLLPGDQVLISDLEYDTVKGAMRWLSRHRGVDVIEINHTHPASFDSLLDSYREAFIRYPKLKLMALTHVTHRTGLVMPVQAIAELAKQHGVDIILDGAHALGQIEFNLEAMGIAFAGFNLHKWIGAPLTLGFLYIAPQRLADIDPDMGEMHFPATDIRARTPYSTPNIPALMSLPLALEEHRSLGGAAAKSARLNYLRNLWVSAVRHLPGIEVMTPDDPRLYCGITSMRFTRHADQQAMVERLLNEYNLFTVVRNGAASGPSIRITPGLTTTAADMQLLTRALNELR from the coding sequence ATGCCTGACAACACCCGCCGCGCCCGTGACGAAGCATTCTGGCAAACCTTCGCCGATCGTTACGAAGCGCAAACCGGCCCGCTGAACCTGGAGAACGGTTACTTCGGGCGCATGTCGCGCACAGTGATCGAGGACTATCAGCGCAATATCGAGCTGATCAACACCAGCAACTCGGTGTACGTGCGCCAGCGTTTCGAACAGCACGACAGCCTGGAGATCCGTGCGCAACTGGCCGAGACCATCGGTGTGCGCGCGCAGAGCGTGGCTTTCACGCGCAACGCCAGTGATGCGCTGCAATCGCTGATCCGCAATTACAATCGCCTGCTTCCGGGCGATCAGGTGCTGATCAGCGACCTGGAATACGACACGGTCAAAGGTGCCATGCGCTGGCTGTCACGCCATCGCGGCGTCGACGTGATCGAGATCAACCACACTCACCCGGCCAGTTTCGACAGCCTGCTGGACAGTTACCGCGAAGCCTTCATCCGCTATCCGAAACTCAAACTGATGGCCCTGACCCATGTTACCCACCGCACCGGTCTGGTGATGCCGGTGCAGGCCATCGCCGAACTGGCGAAACAGCATGGCGTGGACATCATCCTCGACGGCGCTCACGCCCTTGGCCAGATCGAGTTCAATCTGGAAGCGATGGGCATCGCCTTCGCCGGTTTTAACCTGCACAAGTGGATTGGCGCGCCATTGACCCTGGGCTTTCTGTACATCGCCCCGCAGCGCCTGGCCGACATCGATCCGGACATGGGCGAAATGCACTTTCCGGCCACCGACATACGCGCCCGCACGCCGTACAGCACGCCGAACATTCCGGCGCTGATGTCACTGCCGTTGGCACTCGAGGAGCACCGTTCGCTCGGCGGCGCTGCGGCCAAAAGCGCCCGGCTCAATTACCTGCGCAACCTGTGGGTGAGTGCCGTGCGGCACCTGCCGGGGATCGAGGTGATGACCCCGGACGATCCGCGCCTGTATTGCGGAATCACCTCGATGCGTTTCACTCGCCACGCCGATCAACAGGCAATGGTCGAGCGCCTGCTCAACGAGTACAACCTGTTCACCGTGGTACGCAACGGCGCAGCGAGCGGGCCGAGCATTCGCATCACGCCGGGGCTGACCACCACGGCGGCTGACATGCAGTTGTTGACCCGTGCACTCAACGAACTGCGTTGA
- a CDS encoding intradiol ring-cleavage dioxygenase yields MERDTSTAPSPSIYQLAPEQIAGPYFRNPKLLRRNISEGAEGLPLLLRLSIVDAMTGQPVSGALVDIWHCNARGAYSGWSRINPDLEVDSDAIGSVPRTDDDTYLRGSQFCDQQGRVRFTTIYPGFYAGRALHIHVAVRMVSGSEYLEERNVAWVGQLYFPEVVSRAVLNARDYRGRASTPLNNADDSYYSNMRGEDSTLTVWPIGRDSHEDGFFGHLTIGIDTFAASSQIKPEDFDKYTV; encoded by the coding sequence ATGGAACGAGACACTTCAACAGCACCGTCACCATCGATCTATCAGTTGGCCCCCGAGCAGATCGCCGGGCCGTACTTTCGCAATCCCAAATTGCTGCGGCGCAACATCAGCGAAGGCGCCGAAGGGCTACCCTTGCTGCTGCGCCTGAGCATCGTCGACGCGATGACCGGCCAGCCGGTAAGCGGGGCACTGGTGGACATCTGGCACTGCAATGCACGAGGCGCCTATTCGGGGTGGAGCCGGATCAATCCGGATCTGGAGGTCGACTCCGATGCCATCGGCTCGGTGCCGCGCACCGACGATGACACCTATCTGCGTGGCAGCCAGTTCTGCGATCAGCAGGGGCGGGTGCGCTTCACCACCATCTATCCGGGGTTCTATGCCGGTCGGGCGCTGCACATTCATGTGGCGGTGCGCATGGTCAGCGGCAGTGAATATCTGGAGGAGCGCAACGTGGCCTGGGTCGGTCAGCTGTATTTCCCCGAAGTGGTGTCACGCGCGGTGCTCAATGCCCGTGACTATCGCGGGCGAGCCTCGACACCCTTGAACAATGCCGATGACAGCTACTACAGCAACATGCGCGGCGAAGATTCGACCCTGACCGTGTGGCCGATCGGCCGCGACTCTCACGAGGACGGCTTTTTCGGCCACCTGACCATCGGCATCGACACCTTTGCCGCCTCGTCGCAGATCAAACCCGAGGACTTCGACAAGTACACCGTGTGA
- a CDS encoding bifunctional 4-hydroxy-2-oxoglutarate aldolase/2-dehydro-3-deoxy-phosphogluconate aldolase, translating to MKNPSPTVSMADKVALIDSLCAKARILPVITIAREQDVLPLADALAAGGLTALEVTLRSQFGLKAIQILREQRPELVTGAGTVLDRNMLAAAEAAGSQFIVTPGITRDLLEASVDSPIPLLPGISNASGIMEGYGLGYRRFKLFPAEVSGGVAAIKALGGPFGEVKFCPTGGVGPANIKSYMALKNVMCVGGSWMLDPEWIKNGDWARIQECTAEALALLD from the coding sequence ATGAAAAATCCATCCCCGACCGTTTCCATGGCGGACAAAGTTGCCCTGATCGACAGCCTCTGCGCCAAGGCGCGGATCCTGCCAGTGATCACCATCGCCCGTGAACAGGACGTGCTGCCACTGGCCGACGCTCTGGCCGCCGGTGGCCTGACCGCGCTGGAAGTGACCCTACGTTCGCAGTTCGGTCTCAAGGCGATCCAGATCCTGCGTGAGCAGCGTCCGGAACTGGTGACCGGTGCCGGCACCGTGCTCGATCGCAACATGCTCGCGGCGGCGGAAGCGGCGGGTTCGCAATTCATCGTCACCCCGGGCATCACCCGTGACCTGCTCGAAGCCAGCGTCGACAGCCCGATTCCGCTGCTGCCGGGCATCAGCAATGCCTCCGGCATCATGGAAGGCTATGGCCTGGGCTATCGCCGCTTCAAGCTGTTCCCGGCGGAAGTCAGCGGTGGCGTGGCAGCGATCAAGGCCCTCGGCGGCCCGTTCGGCGAAGTGAAATTCTGCCCGACCGGTGGCGTCGGCCCGGCCAACATCAAGAGCTACATGGCGCTGAAAAACGTCATGTGCGTGGGCGGTAGCTGGATGCTCGATCCCGAATGGATCAAGAACGGCGACTGGGCGCGCATTCAGGAATGCACCGCCGAGGCCCTGGCGCTGCTGGACTAA
- the pgl gene encoding 6-phosphogluconolactonase has protein sequence MAISDVKLPAGVNAHEFKSPVLLAEGLALNVAKQLSDAIAARGNAVLVVSGGRSPVAFFQHLAKQELEWSKVVVTLADERWVPVEHADSNAGLLKQYLLKGPAAKAQFLSLYSAAANVEQAAEQADRLLAELPPIDVLVLGMGDDGHTASLFPDSPNLTEALQTDGSRRCWPMLAPSVPRQRLTMSRALLASAKHKILSISGQSKLTTLNAALASDDVAAMPVRAFLQPTLEIYWCP, from the coding sequence ATGGCGATATCTGATGTGAAACTGCCCGCGGGCGTGAATGCCCACGAATTCAAGAGCCCGGTGCTGTTGGCCGAAGGTCTGGCGCTGAACGTCGCCAAGCAGTTGAGCGATGCCATCGCTGCACGCGGCAACGCGGTGCTGGTGGTCTCAGGCGGTCGCAGCCCGGTGGCGTTTTTTCAGCACCTGGCCAAGCAGGAGCTGGAATGGTCGAAGGTCGTCGTGACCCTCGCCGACGAACGCTGGGTACCGGTCGAACACGCCGACAGCAACGCCGGCCTGCTCAAGCAGTATCTGCTCAAAGGCCCGGCCGCCAAGGCGCAGTTCCTCAGCCTCTACAGCGCGGCGGCCAACGTCGAGCAGGCTGCGGAACAGGCCGACCGTCTGCTCGCGGAATTGCCGCCGATCGACGTGCTGGTGCTGGGCATGGGCGATGACGGTCACACCGCGTCGCTGTTCCCCGACAGCCCGAACCTGACTGAAGCCTTGCAGACTGACGGCAGCCGTCGCTGCTGGCCGATGCTGGCGCCGAGTGTGCCGCGTCAACGCCTGACCATGAGCCGCGCGCTGCTGGCTTCGGCGAAGCACAAGATTCTGTCGATTTCCGGTCAGTCGAAACTGACCACTCTGAATGCCGCACTGGCATCCGACGACGTCGCGGCCATGCCGGTGCGCGCGTTTCTGCAACCTACGTTAGAGATTTACTGGTGCCCATGA
- the zwf gene encoding glucose-6-phosphate dehydrogenase translates to MPSITVEPCTFALFGALGDLALRKLFPALYHLDGADLLHEDTRIIALAREPGSEQQHLAFIAAELRRYVGKELDEAVAERFLARLSYLHVDFLKAEDYVALAEATGSAQRMIAYFATPAAVYGAICENLAKVGLAENTRVVLEKPIGSDLESSRKVNDAVAQFFPENRTYRIDHYLGKETVQNLIALRFANSLFETQWNQNYISHVEITVAEKVGIEGRWGYFDKAGQLRDMIQNHLLQLLCLIAMDPPADLSADSIRDEKVKVLKALAPISPEGLTTQVVRGQYIAGHSEGKSVPGYLEEPNSNTQSDTETFVALRADIRNWRWAGVPFYLRTGKRMPQKLSQIVIHFKEPSHYIFAPEQRLQISNKLIIRLQPDEGISLRVMTKEQGLDKGMQLRSGPLQLNFSDTWRSARIPDAYERLLLEVMNGNQNLFVRKDEIEAAWKWCDQLIAGWKKSGDAPKPYAAGSWGPMSSIALITRDGRSWYGDI, encoded by the coding sequence ATGCCTTCGATTACGGTTGAACCGTGCACCTTTGCCTTGTTCGGCGCTCTGGGCGATCTGGCCCTGCGCAAGCTGTTTCCTGCCCTTTATCACCTCGATGGCGCCGACCTGTTGCACGAAGACACGCGCATCATCGCGCTGGCCCGTGAACCCGGTTCCGAGCAGCAGCACCTGGCGTTCATCGCCGCCGAATTGCGCCGTTACGTCGGCAAAGAGCTGGACGAGGCCGTGGCCGAGCGCTTTCTGGCGCGCCTGAGCTACCTGCACGTCGACTTCCTCAAGGCTGAAGACTATGTGGCGCTGGCCGAAGCGACCGGCAGCGCGCAACGCATGATTGCCTACTTCGCCACACCGGCAGCGGTGTACGGCGCGATCTGCGAGAACCTGGCGAAAGTCGGTCTGGCAGAAAACACCCGTGTGGTCCTGGAAAAGCCGATCGGCTCCGATCTGGAATCCTCGCGCAAGGTGAATGACGCCGTGGCCCAGTTCTTCCCGGAGAACCGCACCTACCGCATCGACCACTACCTGGGCAAAGAGACCGTCCAGAACCTGATCGCCCTGCGTTTCGCCAACAGTCTGTTCGAAACCCAGTGGAACCAGAATTACATCTCCCACGTGGAAATCACCGTGGCCGAGAAGGTCGGTATCGAGGGCCGTTGGGGCTACTTCGACAAGGCCGGCCAGCTGCGCGACATGATCCAGAACCATCTGCTGCAGCTGCTGTGCCTGATCGCCATGGACCCGCCGGCCGACCTGTCCGCCGACAGCATCCGTGACGAAAAGGTAAAAGTGCTCAAGGCGCTGGCACCGATCAGCCCGGAAGGCCTGACCACTCAGGTGGTGCGCGGCCAGTACATCGCCGGGCACAGCGAAGGCAAGTCCGTGCCGGGCTACCTCGAAGAGCCGAATTCCAACACCCAGAGCGACACCGAAACCTTCGTCGCCCTGCGTGCCGACATCCGCAACTGGCGTTGGGCCGGTGTGCCGTTCTACCTGCGCACCGGCAAGCGCATGCCGCAGAAACTGTCGCAGATCGTCATCCACTTCAAGGAACCGTCGCACTACATTTTCGCGCCGGAACAGCGCCTGCAGATCAGCAACAAACTGATCATCCGTCTGCAACCGGACGAAGGCATTTCCTTGCGGGTGATGACCAAGGAGCAGGGTCTGGACAAGGGCATGCAACTGCGCAGCGGGCCGCTGCAACTGAATTTCTCCGACACCTGGCGCAGCGCGCGGATCCCCGATGCCTACGAGCGGTTGTTGCTGGAAGTGATGAACGGCAATCAGAACCTGTTTGTCCGTAAAGATGAAATCGAAGCCGCGTGGAAGTGGTGTGACCAGTTGATCGCCGGCTGGAAGAAGTCCGGTGACGCGCCCAAGCCGTATGCGGCCGGGTCGTGGGGGCCGATGAGCTCGATTGCACTGATCACGCGGGACGGGAGGTCGTGGTATGGCGATATCTGA
- a CDS encoding MurR/RpiR family transcriptional regulator: MRNLLEQIQSRLEELNKAERKVAEVILLNPQQATRFSIAALAQAASVSEPTVNRFCRSFGVSGYPELKLQLAQSLASGAAYVSRAVEADDNPEAYTQKIFGSAIASLDSACQALDPNLISRAVDLLIQARQIHFFGLGASAPVALDAQHKFFRFNLAVTAHADVLMQRMIASVAHTGELFVIISYTGRTRELVEVARIARENGASVLGLTAENSPLAKASTLSLNIPLPEDTDIYMPMTSRIIQLTVLDVLATGMTLRRGVDFQPHLRKIKESLNASRYPVGDEFN; encoded by the coding sequence GTGCGAAATTTACTGGAACAGATCCAGAGTCGCCTTGAAGAGCTGAACAAGGCCGAACGCAAAGTCGCCGAGGTGATCCTGCTCAACCCGCAGCAGGCCACCCGCTTCAGCATCGCCGCCCTCGCCCAGGCCGCATCGGTGAGCGAGCCGACGGTCAACCGCTTCTGCCGTTCGTTCGGTGTCAGCGGCTACCCTGAACTCAAGCTGCAACTGGCGCAAAGCCTGGCCAGTGGCGCGGCGTATGTCAGCCGCGCGGTGGAGGCCGATGACAATCCCGAGGCGTACACGCAGAAGATTTTCGGCAGCGCCATCGCCTCGCTGGACAGCGCTTGCCAGGCGCTCGATCCGAACCTGATCAGCCGCGCCGTCGACCTGTTGATTCAGGCCCGGCAGATCCACTTCTTCGGTCTCGGTGCTTCGGCCCCGGTGGCGCTGGATGCGCAACACAAATTCTTCCGTTTCAACCTCGCCGTCACCGCCCATGCCGATGTGCTGATGCAGCGAATGATTGCCTCGGTGGCGCACACCGGTGAGCTGTTCGTGATCATTTCCTACACCGGCCGCACCCGCGAACTGGTGGAAGTGGCGCGCATCGCCCGGGAGAACGGCGCTTCGGTGCTGGGTCTGACCGCCGAGAATTCACCGCTGGCCAAGGCCAGCACCCTGAGCCTGAACATTCCGCTGCCGGAAGACACCGACATCTATATGCCGATGACTTCGCGGATCATTCAGTTGACGGTGCTGGATGTGCTGGCGACCGGCATGACGCTGCGTCGCGGGGTGGACTTCCAGCCGCATCTGCGCAAGATCAAAGAGAGCTTGAATGCGAGCCGGTATCCGGTGGGTGACGAGTTCAACTGA
- a CDS encoding D-hexose-6-phosphate mutarotase has translation MHEHPLQRFFKSLRERPVFAWERYQMRDVLVIDHPLCQAVFSRQGAQLLHFQPRGQKPWLWCAAKWPHVGAIRGGVPVCWPWYGRHPSENAWPSHGWARLLDWKLLDSSSAEDGVRLHWQLQLCDWQVDLHAHLGERMELRLSTEHQDDMPCQLSQALHAYWRIGDVGEIALSGLEGVQGYDQLSRQSCQQEGELRVDGGCQRVFQHDGELQLKDHAWQRELCIDTGDSGDTVVWHPGSRPLLGVSWDEVTEFVCVEAAAGGTDSLHLAPGEKAHLSLQAWAAA, from the coding sequence ATGCATGAGCATCCGCTGCAACGCTTCTTCAAATCCCTGCGCGAACGACCGGTGTTTGCCTGGGAGCGCTATCAGATGCGCGATGTGCTGGTGATCGACCATCCGCTGTGTCAGGCGGTGTTCAGTCGGCAGGGCGCGCAGTTGCTGCACTTTCAGCCGCGCGGGCAGAAACCGTGGTTGTGGTGTGCGGCGAAGTGGCCGCACGTTGGCGCCATTCGTGGCGGCGTGCCGGTGTGCTGGCCGTGGTATGGCCGCCATCCGAGCGAAAATGCCTGGCCATCCCATGGCTGGGCACGACTGCTCGACTGGAAGTTGCTCGACAGCAGCAGCGCCGAAGATGGCGTGCGACTGCATTGGCAATTGCAGTTGTGCGATTGGCAGGTTGACCTGCATGCGCACCTCGGTGAACGCATGGAATTACGCCTGAGCACCGAGCATCAGGACGACATGCCGTGCCAGTTGAGCCAGGCTTTGCACGCTTACTGGCGTATTGGCGATGTCGGTGAGATAGCGCTGTCTGGGCTCGAAGGCGTGCAGGGTTATGACCAGTTGAGCCGCCAGTCCTGTCAGCAGGAAGGCGAGTTGCGCGTCGATGGCGGTTGTCAGCGGGTGTTCCAGCACGACGGCGAATTACAGCTCAAGGATCACGCTTGGCAGCGCGAGTTGTGCATCGATACCGGTGATAGCGGCGATACCGTGGTCTGGCATCCTGGCTCGCGCCCCCTGTTGGGCGTGAGCTGGGATGAAGTGACGGAGTTTGTCTGTGTCGAAGCGGCGGCGGGCGGTACCGACAGCCTGCATCTGGCGCCGGGGGAGAAGGCGCATTTGAGTTTGCAGGCGTGGGCGGCGGCTTGA
- a CDS encoding carbohydrate porin has protein sequence MKKKHVNARLICQVSAAAALVLAGNAMAADAFSSDSKWMTGDWGGERTKLIEQGIDIKADYVGEMGANLHGGYNDDKTGRYSDQFGLGVALDLQKLWGWDNTQAKIQLTNRNGQNISNDRVGDPRAGTLSSSQEVYGRGHMVRLTQLWIQHQFFDNKLDVKAGYFGEGEDFNTFPCDFQNLAFCGSQVGNWATNIWYNWPVSQAAIRVKYNINDELYAQIGAYNQNPSQLEHGNGFKLSGSGTKGTVLPVELVWSPKVNSLPGEYRVGYYKSTADANDVREDVNGFDAATTGDAYKTHSSKHGYWFVAQQQLTSHNGDATRGLNIAANATFHDKDTNFIDNYQSVMFVYKGPFDARPKDDVGIGAARIHVNDDVKKNAEFLNASNGVSDYDNPVFSPIRETEYNYEINYGFHVTNWLTVRPNLQYITHPGGVDEVDNALVAGLKIQSTF, from the coding sequence ATGAAAAAGAAACACGTCAATGCCCGGTTGATCTGCCAAGTGTCAGCTGCGGCGGCATTGGTGCTGGCCGGTAACGCCATGGCGGCGGATGCCTTCAGCTCCGACTCGAAATGGATGACCGGTGACTGGGGTGGCGAGCGGACCAAGCTGATCGAGCAAGGTATCGACATCAAGGCTGACTACGTTGGGGAAATGGGCGCCAACCTGCATGGCGGCTACAACGACGACAAAACCGGTCGCTACAGCGATCAGTTCGGTCTGGGCGTGGCGCTGGATCTGCAAAAACTCTGGGGCTGGGACAACACTCAGGCCAAGATCCAGCTGACCAACCGTAACGGGCAAAACATCTCCAACGACCGCGTTGGCGATCCGCGTGCCGGCACTCTGTCGTCTTCGCAGGAAGTCTACGGTCGTGGCCACATGGTGCGTCTGACCCAGTTGTGGATTCAGCACCAGTTCTTCGACAACAAGCTGGACGTCAAGGCCGGTTACTTCGGTGAAGGCGAAGACTTCAACACCTTCCCGTGCGACTTCCAGAACCTGGCGTTCTGCGGTTCGCAAGTGGGTAACTGGGCGACCAACATCTGGTACAACTGGCCGGTCAGCCAGGCCGCGATTCGCGTGAAGTACAACATCAACGACGAGCTCTACGCGCAGATCGGTGCTTACAACCAGAACCCGTCGCAACTGGAACACGGCAACGGCTTCAAGCTCAGCGGCAGCGGCACCAAAGGGACTGTTCTGCCAGTCGAACTGGTCTGGTCGCCGAAGGTCAACAGCCTGCCGGGCGAATACCGCGTCGGTTACTACAAGAGCACGGCTGACGCCAATGACGTCCGTGAAGACGTCAACGGCTTCGACGCTGCAACCACTGGCGACGCGTACAAGACCCACAGCAGCAAACACGGCTACTGGTTCGTCGCGCAGCAGCAACTCACCAGCCACAACGGTGATGCTACTCGCGGTCTGAACATCGCCGCCAACGCGACCTTCCACGACAAGGACACCAACTTCATCGACAACTACCAGTCGGTGATGTTTGTCTACAAGGGCCCGTTCGACGCGCGTCCTAAAGATGACGTGGGTATCGGTGCGGCGCGTATTCATGTCAACGATGACGTGAAGAAAAACGCCGAGTTCCTGAATGCGTCCAACGGTGTTTCGGACTACGACAATCCGGTGTTCTCGCCGATTCGTGAAACCGAATACAACTACGAGATCAACTACGGCTTCCACGTCACCAACTGGCTGACGGTGCGTCCTAACCTGCAGTACATCACTCACCCGGGTGGTGTGGATGAAGTGGACAACGCATTGGTCGCCGGTCTGAAAATTCAGTCTACGTTCTAA
- a CDS encoding ABC transporter ATP-binding protein, with amino-acid sequence MATLELRNVNKTYGAGLPDTLKNIDLSIKDGEFLILVGPSGCGKSTLMNCIAGLETITGGAIMIGDQDVSGMSPKDRDIAMVFQSYALYPTMSVRENIEFGLKIRKMSQSAIDEEVARVAKLLQIEHLLNRKPGQLSGGQQQRVAMGRALARRPKIYLFDEPLSNLDAKLRVEMRTEMKLMHQRLKTTTVYVTHDQIEAMTLGDKVAVMKDGIIQQFGTPKEIYNDPANLFVASFIGSPPMNFIPLRLQRKDGRLLALLDSGQARCELPMSMQDAGLEDREVILGLRPEQIVLANGEGNGLPSIKAEVQVTEPTGPDTLVFVNLNETKVCCRLAPDVAPQVGETLTLQFDPSKVLLFDAKTGERLGTAGQPKTEAHGANVAQFKGR; translated from the coding sequence ATGGCAACGCTCGAACTTCGCAACGTCAACAAGACCTACGGTGCCGGCCTGCCGGACACCCTGAAGAACATCGATCTGTCGATCAAGGACGGTGAGTTCCTGATCCTGGTCGGCCCGTCGGGCTGCGGCAAATCGACCCTGATGAACTGCATCGCCGGCCTCGAGACCATCACCGGTGGCGCGATCATGATCGGCGATCAGGACGTCAGCGGCATGAGCCCGAAGGATCGCGACATCGCCATGGTGTTCCAGTCCTACGCGCTGTACCCGACCATGAGCGTGCGCGAGAACATCGAGTTCGGTCTGAAGATCCGCAAGATGAGCCAGTCGGCGATCGACGAAGAAGTCGCGCGCGTGGCCAAGCTGCTGCAGATCGAACACTTGCTCAACCGCAAGCCGGGTCAGCTCTCCGGTGGTCAGCAACAGCGTGTGGCGATGGGCCGTGCACTGGCGCGTCGGCCGAAGATCTATCTGTTCGACGAACCGCTGTCCAACCTCGACGCCAAGCTGCGCGTCGAGATGCGTACCGAAATGAAACTGATGCACCAGCGCCTGAAAACCACCACGGTCTACGTGACCCACGACCAGATCGAAGCGATGACCCTGGGCGACAAAGTGGCGGTGATGAAGGACGGGATCATTCAGCAGTTCGGCACGCCGAAAGAGATCTACAACGATCCGGCCAACCTGTTTGTCGCAAGCTTCATCGGTTCGCCGCCGATGAACTTCATTCCGCTGCGTCTGCAACGCAAGGACGGTCGTCTGCTGGCGCTGCTCGACAGCGGTCAGGCGCGTTGCGAGTTGCCGATGAGCATGCAGGATGCAGGGCTGGAAGATCGCGAAGTGATCCTCGGCCTGCGCCCGGAACAGATTGTTCTGGCGAACGGCGAGGGCAATGGTCTGCCGAGCATCAAGGCGGAAGTGCAGGTCACCGAGCCGACCGGTCCGGACACGCTGGTGTTCGTCAACCTGAATGAGACCAAGGTCTGCTGCCGCCTGGCGCCGGACGTGGCACCGCAGGTGGGCGAGACCCTGACCCTGCAATTCGATCCGTCGAAAGTGTTGTTGTTCGATGCCAAGACTGGCGAGCGTCTGGGGACTGCGGGGCAACCGAAGACCGAAGCGCACGGCGCCAACGTCGCCCAGTTCAAGGGGCGCTGA
- a CDS encoding carbohydrate ABC transporter permease gives MTSLAAKPAFSLSRVAIYAVLILAVLLYLIPLVVMLLTSFKTPEDISTGNLLSWPTVVSGIGWVKAWATVDGYFWNSIKITVPAVVISTAIGALNGYVLSFWRFRGSQLFFGLLLFGCFLPFQTVLLPASFTLGKMGLASTTTGLVFVHVVYGLAFTTLFFRNYYVSIPDALIKAARLDGAGFFTIFRQIILPMSTPIIMVCLIWQFTQIWNDFLFGVVFSSGDSQPITVALNNLVNTSTGAKEYNVDMAAAMIAGLPTLLVYVVAGKYFVRGLTAGAVKG, from the coding sequence ATGACTAGTCTCGCTGCCAAACCCGCTTTCAGCCTGAGTCGCGTCGCGATCTACGCGGTGCTGATCCTCGCGGTCCTGCTGTACCTGATTCCGCTGGTGGTGATGCTGCTGACCAGTTTCAAGACCCCGGAAGACATCAGCACCGGCAACCTGCTCAGTTGGCCGACCGTGGTCAGCGGCATCGGCTGGGTCAAGGCCTGGGCCACGGTTGACGGTTACTTCTGGAACTCGATCAAGATCACCGTGCCGGCCGTGGTCATTTCCACCGCCATCGGCGCGCTGAACGGTTACGTGCTGTCGTTCTGGCGTTTCCGTGGTTCGCAGCTGTTCTTCGGCCTGCTGCTGTTCGGCTGCTTCCTGCCGTTCCAGACCGTACTGCTGCCGGCCTCGTTCACCCTCGGCAAGATGGGCCTGGCGAGCACCACCACCGGACTGGTATTCGTGCACGTGGTCTATGGTCTGGCGTTTACCACGCTGTTTTTCCGTAACTACTACGTGAGCATTCCCGATGCGCTGATCAAGGCTGCACGGCTGGATGGCGCGGGTTTCTTCACGATCTTCCGGCAGATCATTCTGCCGATGTCGACCCCGATCATCATGGTTTGCCTGATCTGGCAGTTCACCCAGATCTGGAACGACTTCCTGTTCGGTGTGGTGTTCTCCAGCGGTGATTCGCAACCGATCACGGTGGCGTTGAACAACCTGGTCAACACCAGCACCGGCGCCAAGGAATACAACGTTGATATGGCAGCGGCGATGATCGCCGGCCTGCCGACCCTGCTGGTCTATGTGGTCGCAGGCAAGTATTTCGTGCGCGGGCTGACGGCCGGCGCAGTCAAGGGGTAA